The Lysobacter gummosus genome includes a region encoding these proteins:
- a CDS encoding cysteine dioxygenase family protein — protein sequence MNAIDTLPDFDFPGHDKLVAAIDAAVAAGDEHAVTAALRNTLCKMIRDRDVNLPDCVFDPIQDHYARRELYRSPQLGYSVVAMTWGPGQGTPMHDHSGLWCVEGVWDGELEITQFELLERNGENFRFRAAGGMHAGPGSAGSLIPPHEYHTIRNASEDSVAVSLHIYKAPMECCSMFVPNDGEWFRRVDKALETDEAA from the coding sequence ATGAACGCCATCGACACCCTGCCCGATTTCGACTTCCCCGGCCACGACAAGCTGGTCGCCGCGATCGACGCCGCCGTCGCCGCCGGCGACGAGCACGCCGTTACCGCGGCCTTGCGCAACACCCTGTGCAAGATGATCCGCGACCGCGACGTCAACCTGCCCGACTGCGTGTTCGACCCGATCCAGGATCACTACGCGCGCCGCGAGCTCTACCGCAGCCCGCAACTGGGCTACAGCGTGGTCGCGATGACCTGGGGCCCGGGCCAGGGCACGCCGATGCACGATCACAGCGGCCTGTGGTGCGTGGAAGGCGTGTGGGACGGCGAGCTGGAAATCACCCAGTTCGAGCTGCTGGAACGCAACGGCGAGAACTTCCGCTTCCGCGCCGCCGGCGGCATGCATGCCGGCCCCGGCAGTGCCGGCAGCCTGATTCCGCCGCACGAGTACCACACCATCCGCAACGCCAGCGAGGACTCGGTGGCGGTGTCGCTGCACATCTACAAGGCGCCGATGGAGTGCTGCTCGATGTTCGTGCCCAACGACGGCGAGTGGTTCCGCCGCGTGGACAAGGCGCTGGAAACCGACGAAGCCGCCTGA